The Candidatus Methylomirabilota bacterium sequence GAAGAGGGTCAAGGGCACGCCGACCAGATTGTTCAGATTCCCTGAGGAGACGAGGACGCGATACCCTTGGCGGAGGATGCCTCCCGTCATCTCTTTTGTGGTCGTCTTGCCATTACTCCCTGTAATGGCCACGACCCGCACCGGAACCTGCTTCCGCCAGAGATTCGCGATTTGCCCCAATGCCCATTGGGTGTCTTCCACCTGGATCACCACGAAACCCGGTGAAAGAGAGATTCCGGGAGGAGAGGAAACAACACACCCCACGGCCCCTCTCGTCAGGGCTTGCGGCACGAAGGCTTGGCCATCGAAGGTCTTGCCCTTCAGGGCGATGAACAGTTCGCCACGCTCCAACGTTCGGCTGTCCGTGGAGAAACGCTCGATACCCTGGTCTGGTGAGCCGGCGACGAGGATTCCCTTCGTGACCGCCACGATTTCTCTCACTGCTAGTTGGGGCATCTCTTGCTCTTGTCGATCGATGACCGAGGGATTTCGAAATTCGAAATTCGAAATTCGAATTTACATGTGAACCCTGAACCCTGAACTCTGAACTCTGAACGTCATTGGTTGTACCCCATCTGCCGCAGAATCCGCCGGGCGACTTCCCGGTCATCGAAGGGAATCACCTCATGTCCGATGGTCTGTGTCCTCTCGTGCCCCTTGCCAGCAATGAGGACGACATCGCCGGGGCGGGCCTCCTTCAGCACCGCCTCAATAGCCTCCCCCCGATCGACGGCCAGGGTGGTCTTCTCTGCCGCCCCTGGAACGCGGTCGATGCCCGCCTTGATCTCTTCCATAATGGCTTCGGGTACTTCGCTCCGGGGGTTGTCGGACGTGAGAAAAACCCGGTCGGCCAACCGCGCCGCCGCCTCCCCCATCAAGGGACGTTTCTTCCGGTCCCGGTCGCCCCCACAGCCAAACAGGACGATAAGCCGACGCGGACGGAGCTCACGGAGGGACCGCAAGGCCCACTCGAGCGCATCGGGGGTGTGGGCATAATCCACCACCACCTCGAAGGGCTGTCCACACGCGACCGGCTCCAACCGGCCGGGGATATGGCGAACCGTGGCAAGGGCCTCCAGGGCCTTCTGTACAGGGACTCCGAGCGCACCTCCAACACCCACCGCGGCAAGGAGATTGTAGAGATTGTGCCGGCCGAGGAGAGGGGAGCGAAGGTCGTCTTCCCCCCATGGGGTGCGGATGGTCGCCCGGATCCCTTCGAGGTCATACGTGGCAGTGGCCGCAGTGACATCGGCCTCAGGAGTGAATCCGTACGTCACCACCGGCCCATCCGTCAACTCCTGGAGTCTCTTGCCTCCCGGGTCATCCAGGTTGATGACCGCTGTCCCTCCCCTTTTTCGGAACATCGTGAAGAGCCGAGCCTTCGCCTCGAAATAGTCCTCCATTGTCCCGTGGAAATCGAGGTGATCCTGCGTCAGGTTTGTGAAGACGGTGACGTCAAAGGTGCATCCCTCTACCCGATGCATGGCGAGGGAGTGTGAGGAGACTTCCATCACGGCGACATCCCCTCCCTGCCCACGGATCCACCGGAGCAGCGCTTGCAGATCCGAGGCCTCCGGGGTGGTCCGATCCGCTTCCCGAACGGTTCCCCCGCACCGGTACTCGACCGTCCCGATCACTCCTGCCCGTCGGCCGCCGGCTTCGAGCACCGCCTCGCAAAGGTAGCTCACCGTGGTCTTGCCGTTGGTCCCGGTAATCCCTACGAGAGAGAGCTCACGAGACGGCATATCGTAAAAACGAGTGGCCAGGTGGGCCAGGGCGCGTCGAGATTCTGCGACTTGAACGATGGTCCCGGGGACCGGTTCCCCGGTACCGCTTCGAATATCGCGCTCGACAATGAAGGCAACGGCCCCTCGGCGGACCGCGTCGGGCACGAAGTGATGCCCATCGTGTCGCTGGCCCCGAATACTGACAAAAAGGCTCTTGGGTTCCACTCGCCGGGAATCGTACTCGACCGCGGCGATTTCCTGGTCCAGGCTTCCCTGGAGAAGGATATATGGAAACCCATCAATTAGCTGTCCCAGGGGTTTCATAAGGCCTCCGGGCGACGCGATCGACCCGGGCGTGGAGAGGGGAGATCTCGAGATAGTTCAATATCTCCCGTGCGATTTCCCGAAACGCCGGAGCCGCGACGCTCCCCCCCCAGGTGAAGCGTTGCGGTTCATCAATCAAAACGAGGATGGCCAGTCGGGGATCCTCCGCGGGGAGGAAGCCGACGAAGGAAGCCACCACTTTGGTGTGGGAATAGCGGCCGGTGTTCTGGTCAAATTTTTGGGCCGTCCCGGTCTTGCCTGCTACTAGCGTGCCGGGGATCGCTGCCGCTTGTCCCGTTCCCCGCTGCACCACCTCGGTGAGCATCGAAGCGAGCGTTCGAGCCGTCCCCGGCGATATCACGCGTCGGACCAGGAACGGCCTTATCTCCTTGACACGACCATCTGGGTTCCGCACGGCCTTGACCACGTGAGGGCGCACCAGGTGGCCGCCATTGGCAACAGCCGCGACGGCCGTGATGAGCTGGATTGGCGTCGCGGAGATCTCGTGGCCAATGGAGAGAGCGCCGATAGAGAGCCGGGACCACTGCTGTGGTCGGCGGATCAGACCAGGGCTCTCGCCGGGCAGATCCACCCCGGTCGGCAGGCCAAAGCCAAAACTTGTGATGTAGGAGTAGAAGAGATCCTTGCCTACCTTCATTCCTACCTTGACGGCTCCCACATTGCTGGAGAAGGCCACGACATCACGGAAGGTCATGCGACCGTATTTCTCATGATCTCGAATTTTCACCCCCGCCACCTCGATGAAGCCGTCTTCACCGTGAAAGAGATCCCCTGGCCTCACCAGTCCCTCCTCCAAGGCGGCAGCGGCGAGGATCAGTTTGAAGGCAGATCCGGGCTCGTAGGGATCGGTGAGGGCTCGATTCCGACGGAAGGCGGGGGGGGAGCTCCCATATTTGTTCAGGTTATAGGAGGGAACGTTGGCCAGAGCGAGAATTTCCCCCGTTGCAGGATCCACCACGATGACCGTTCCTGACTTTGCCCCGGAACGCCGGATCGCTACATCGAGCTCCCGCTCCGCCACATACTGGATCGCCTCATCGATGGTCAGAAAGAGGTCCGAGGCTGCAGGGGTGTCCTCGGCTTCTCGAAAAACGACCCGTCCGAGGGCATCGACCCGGCCGCTCAAGAACCGCACCCCGCCTGTCAAGAGGTGGTCATATTTGAGTTCCACCCCTTCGAGTCCCTTGTCATCGAGCCCCGCAAAGCCGATGACGTGCGCAGCCAGGTTTCTTCTAGGATAATACCGTTTCCCCTCGGGAATAAGGCCAACTC is a genomic window containing:
- a CDS encoding UDP-N-acetylmuramoyl-L-alanyl-D-glutamate--2,6-diaminopimelate ligase, encoding MKPLGQLIDGFPYILLQGSLDQEIAAVEYDSRRVEPKSLFVSIRGQRHDGHHFVPDAVRRGAVAFIVERDIRSGTGEPVPGTIVQVAESRRALAHLATRFYDMPSRELSLVGITGTNGKTTVSYLCEAVLEAGGRRAGVIGTVEYRCGGTVREADRTTPEASDLQALLRWIRGQGGDVAVMEVSSHSLAMHRVEGCTFDVTVFTNLTQDHLDFHGTMEDYFEAKARLFTMFRKRGGTAVINLDDPGGKRLQELTDGPVVTYGFTPEADVTAATATYDLEGIRATIRTPWGEDDLRSPLLGRHNLYNLLAAVGVGGALGVPVQKALEALATVRHIPGRLEPVACGQPFEVVVDYAHTPDALEWALRSLRELRPRRLIVLFGCGGDRDRKKRPLMGEAAARLADRVFLTSDNPRSEVPEAIMEEIKAGIDRVPGAAEKTTLAVDRGEAIEAVLKEARPGDVVLIAGKGHERTQTIGHEVIPFDDREVARRILRQMGYNQ
- a CDS encoding penicillin-binding protein 2, whose translation is MTPYFEKPPRIRIAIPALGLAAFLGFVGVRLYLIQIVRHHDLGTRANAQYERRIPVASKRGTIYDRRGRAVAISLDAASVFAHPQLVQDPIATASRLARVLNLPARKIQKKLRSDRPFIWIQRKVDLSRAEAVRNLALPGVGLIPEGKRYYPRRNLAAHVIGFAGLDDKGLEGVELKYDHLLTGGVRFLSGRVDALGRVVFREAEDTPAASDLFLTIDEAIQYVAERELDVAIRRSGAKSGTVIVVDPATGEILALANVPSYNLNKYGSSPPAFRRNRALTDPYEPGSAFKLILAAAALEEGLVRPGDLFHGEDGFIEVAGVKIRDHEKYGRMTFRDVVAFSSNVGAVKVGMKVGKDLFYSYITSFGFGLPTGVDLPGESPGLIRRPQQWSRLSIGALSIGHEISATPIQLITAVAAVANGGHLVRPHVVKAVRNPDGRVKEIRPFLVRRVISPGTARTLASMLTEVVQRGTGQAAAIPGTLVAGKTGTAQKFDQNTGRYSHTKVVASFVGFLPAEDPRLAILVLIDEPQRFTWGGSVAAPAFREIAREILNYLEISPLHARVDRVARRPYETPGTAN